A region from the Candidatus Sulfotelmatobacter sp. genome encodes:
- the purF gene encoding amidophosphoribosyltransferase yields MNRGWSPDKVWREECGVFAAVGVPRAAEVVCLGLHALQHRGQESAGIVACDERGEFHAHRGLGLVSDVFGDAEVARLPGSMGIGHNRYSTTGALTRENTQPLMVVYRGGPLALAHNGNLVNSSELRRSLESAGSIFQTTLDTEIFLHLMALSGSDDPQVALIEAAKQVRGAYSLVVLTREAVFALRDPHGFRPLCIGRLGDGYVVASETCALDLVAADYVRDVAAGELVRIDPHGMRSIRPFEPQEPLRQCVFEHIYFSRPDSRVFGVTVDRVRRRIGHQLAREHPAAGDVVIAVPDSSNSIALGYSEATGIPFELGLIRNHYVGRTFIQPQQAGRDSSVRVKFNPVREVLAGKRVVLVDDSIVRGTTSRKLVRMLRRNGAEAVHFRVGSPPVTHPCFYGIDTPSRRELIAALKTPEEIREFLGADSIGYLSLEGLLACEQDGQQFCRACFTGRYPVTVDPGASKLSLEEIHRPLPFPERV; encoded by the coding sequence ATGAACCGCGGCTGGTCGCCGGACAAGGTCTGGCGCGAGGAATGCGGGGTTTTCGCGGCGGTGGGCGTACCGCGCGCGGCGGAGGTGGTGTGCCTGGGGCTCCACGCGCTTCAGCATCGCGGCCAGGAATCGGCCGGCATCGTGGCCTGCGATGAGCGCGGCGAGTTCCACGCGCACCGGGGTCTGGGGCTGGTTTCCGACGTGTTCGGCGATGCCGAGGTCGCGCGGCTCCCCGGCTCGATGGGCATCGGGCACAACCGCTATTCCACGACCGGGGCGCTGACCCGCGAGAACACCCAGCCGCTGATGGTGGTCTATCGCGGCGGGCCGCTGGCCCTCGCTCACAACGGCAATCTGGTCAATTCGAGCGAGCTGCGGCGTTCGCTCGAGTCGGCCGGCTCGATCTTCCAGACCACGCTCGACACCGAGATCTTCCTGCACCTGATGGCGCTGTCGGGATCGGACGATCCCCAGGTGGCGTTGATCGAGGCCGCGAAGCAGGTGCGCGGCGCCTATTCGCTGGTCGTGCTGACGCGCGAGGCGGTGTTCGCGCTGCGCGACCCGCACGGATTCCGGCCGCTGTGCATCGGCAGGCTGGGCGATGGCTATGTGGTCGCGAGCGAGACCTGCGCGCTCGATCTGGTTGCGGCCGACTACGTGCGCGACGTCGCTGCCGGCGAGCTGGTGCGGATCGATCCGCACGGCATGCGCTCGATCCGGCCCTTCGAACCCCAGGAGCCGCTGCGCCAGTGCGTGTTCGAGCACATCTACTTCTCGCGCCCCGACAGCCGGGTGTTCGGCGTCACCGTGGATCGGGTGCGGCGCCGCATCGGACACCAGCTGGCGCGCGAGCACCCGGCCGCCGGCGACGTGGTGATCGCGGTGCCCGACTCGAGCAATTCGATCGCGCTCGGCTACAGCGAAGCCACCGGCATCCCCTTCGAGCTCGGCCTGATCCGCAATCACTACGTCGGTCGCACCTTCATCCAGCCGCAGCAGGCCGGCCGCGACTCGAGCGTTCGCGTGAAGTTCAATCCGGTGCGTGAGGTGCTGGCCGGGAAGCGCGTGGTGCTGGTGGACGATTCGATCGTGCGTGGCACCACCTCGCGCAAGCTGGTGCGCATGCTGCGGCGGAACGGCGCCGAAGCCGTGCACTTCCGGGTGGGTTCTCCGCCGGTGACGCATCCCTGCTTCTACGGGATCGACACGCCGAGTCGGCGCGAGCTGATCGCCGCGCTCAAGACTCCCGAGGAGATCCGCGAGTTCCTGGGCGCCGATTCGATCGGCTATCTCTCGCTCGAGGGACTGCTGGCCTGCGAGCAGGACGGCCAGCAGTTCTGCCGCGCCTGCTTCACCGGCAGGTATCCGGTCACGGTGGATCCCGGGGCGAGCAAACTGAGTCTCGAAGAGATCCACCGC